The Candidatus Campbellbacteria bacterium genomic sequence CGTGAAGCGCCGTGGCAAGAATGCTAAACACCTAAGTGAAGGAGAAAAAAGCGTCATAGCTTTGATTTATTTCCTTGCAAAACTCGAGGAAGACGGCTTCAAAAAAGAGAATGGGATAGTGGTTATAGATGATCCTGTAGACAGTCAGGATGAAATATTTTTATTCCGCACTTTCGGCCTTATTAAAAGACAGCTTATAAAAGCTGGACAACTGATCGTACTTACTCACAATTTTGCCTTTTTCAATTTGGTTCGAGACTGGATGAATGATACTGATGATGCTGAACTTTATTTGATGACATGTAATCGCACAGTAACAACACATGAGACAAAGATTGAGCCATTGCCAGACATCATTCGAAAATATAAAACAGAGTATCAATTTTTATTTTTCCAGCTATATAATTTCAATAAAAATGGCACCGGTATAGATGCACCACTTATACCGAACGTTGCAAGAAAGGCTCTTGAATATTTTGCTGGTTTCAAATGGTCGTGTGGTACTGATAGAGCTTTTGCACAAATGGTACATGATAAATATGTTACTGATCCCAATCTCAAGAACAAAGGGGTGGCAGACTTCATTGTAAAGTTTCTTCATGAATACTCGCACGGATTAGATTTTACTCGACCGATAACAGCCGCGACTCTTGAAGCAAAAGATGTTGCAAAAAACATTATCGAATTTATACACATTTCTGATGATGAGCATTACAAGAAACTAAAGGCATTGTGCGATCCTTCTACCTGATTGCTTGACTATAGCAGCTGATTTATTAATTATGTGATCATAATGTCGGAATATTACAAAGCCAACCGAACAAAGAACTTATACAATCCAGCAAGCACTGAGCCTTTTAAGCTGTCTCGCTCAAAGATTGAACAGTTTATGAATTGCCCGAGGTGCTTCTATTTGGATCGAAGGATAGGAGTGGGACAGCCGCCAGGCTTCCCATTTGCCCTAAATTCGGCCGTAGACACGCTCTTAAAGAAGGAATTCGACATACATCGCGCAGCTCAGACTGCACATCCACTTATGAAGACATACGACCTGAATATGGTCCCATTTCAGCATGAAATGATAGACGAGTGGCGGGAGAATTTCAAAGGCATTCAGTTCCATCACAAGGCAACTAATTTCATAATGACCGGGGCGGTCGACGACCTATGGGTAAATGAGGACAAAGAGATCGTTGTTGTCGACTATAAATCTACAAGTAAACCTTCAAAGGTGACCCTTGATGCTGACTGGCAGATCGGTTATAAGCGACAAATGGAAATGTATCAATGGCTTCTACGCCAACTCGGCTTCAGAGTTTCTAATACCGGGTACTTCGTTTATGCCAATGGAAAGACTGACCGAGAAGCCTTCGATGGAAAACTTGATTTCGATATCGATATCCTGCCTTATACCGGCAATGGATCGTGGGTAGAAGACACACTCTTCAAGATTAAAGAATGCCTCGACGGGGAAATGCCAGAGAGCAGCGCATCGTGCGATTATTGCGCTTACCATGAAGCAAGAAAATTGGTAAAATAAATTTATGACAACACTTTACAGAGGAACAATAGGACACCCGATAGTTTTTCCAGAAAGCGTAATCATTACGACTGAAAATTTAGATTCCATCGATTTTAATAAAGTGATTTATTGCGAAATTTCTCCTATGGGAGCTATGGGCAATGAAGGCGGCATTTTTATATATTTACTGGATGACAAAGAAAAGCTGACTACTTACGAAACCAATGTATCTGTAGATAAAGAATCCTACAATGCTACGTTAGAGCGGATTAATCAAAAAGCAAATCTTTTCACTAACCACTCTGGTGGTATGGGGAACTATGTATACATTAAGAAAGGTGTTGAGCTTGAAATTGATGAAAAATATAATTGCTTTTGGTATCACTCGCAGAACACCAAATTGAGAATTGATAGTTCTGTTAGGGGCGTCTTTCTTCACCTAGTTGCTGAGATGAAACGCTAAAAATGATAAAATAATTTTATTGCGATGACAGACGAAGAATCAAAAAACGAAGATGGCGAGGAAATAGAGGATGATGTGAAGGAAGTCATGGAGAACCATGATGTTGATAAAGATACTGCCGAACGAGCTGTTGAGCTTATTGATGAAGGCCTAGACGAGGATGATGCTGTAGAAGTTGCTGAAGAAGGTTTGTAAAATTACAATGGAAGAAACTACTCAAAAAATTATTATAAAGAAGTACCGCACTCCAACAAAGGAAGCGGCGGATTTGAAAGATGCGATCGAAAAACACGGTGTTCGTGTTTTGGTGGAGCTTCATGACGGACATAAACATATAGATCTAACGATCCCGAAAGCTAAACTCAATGTTGAAGTGGATGGCATACAGCACCTTATAAATCCCGATCAGATCGTGGCAGACCTAAGTAGGGGATATTACTCTCATAAAAATGGTTTTGATACCATGCATATTCCGAATGAAATGGTCCGCTTGCATCTAAGTGAGATATCTAAAGCCCTTGCAGAAGCTTCAAAAATTAGAGAGAGAAAAATATATCTTCATTTAGAATAAACCTTTAATATAAGCCGTAAATACGGCCTACATTATCCCCAGTTGCCTTTTCTGATACAAACTGATACAATCTGTTATAATCTAAATAACAGGTATGAATCAGGATCAAGAAAAAATGAACTCAGAATCAATTGAAGACCTCATGTCTCCAAAACAGCAGGAGATTTGGAGGTATATTTCGGTTACCGGCGAAGCGAGCCCGGGTGATATTGTAAAAGCAACCGATATCGCAATGTCGACTGTGCGAAAATCTCTTGAGCGTCTTGTAGAGCTCAAGAAAATAAAAAGGGTTGGCCTTGGCCGCGCCACTCGGTACGCAAGAATTGAACAATCAACTTCTCTAGTGGCGTCTAATACAGCACTCGATGATACTCTTGAAAAGAAAAATCTAGAACGAGCTATTACAGAAAAAGAAAAACAGCTTGCCGAGATACTTGAGCATACTGAAAAAATAAAAGTTGATTTGTCCGTGACAAAATATGAATATGATATAAAAATCGGACGTCTTTATCTTAAGCTCGATGAAGTAGAACTTGAAATACTTAAATTGAAGAAAATCGGAGATCTAATCGATCAAGGTCTTTCGTTCGAGGAAGCAAAGAAAAAAGTTGATGAGAGTCTGCAGAAACGTAAGGAACATATTGAAGAGGAATATAGGAAACTCGAAGACGAAGAAAAAAATATAAAAGGGAAAAAACATGTATCTGAGTATGAGCAAGAAGAAATAAAGAGACTGTATCGCAAGCTAGCTCACAAGTTTCATCCTGACCTTAATAAAGGAGACGACGTTATGATGAAAAAGGTAAACCAGGCTTATGCCGACAACGATCTCGAATCTCTTCGCGCGATTGATGAGAGTCGATTTGCTGAGGATACTGTGATTAGGACGATAGACAAACTGAAAGAGAAACTCGCTAAACTCGAGGCTGCTGTTGTGAAAGCAAATCAACAGTACATTCTTTTGAAAAAATCAGAATGGTATGTACTTAAGGAAAATATCGAATCCTCACTACTTCAAAAACGTAATTTACTTCATGAGCTTGCAGACAAGGTCCTTACTGAAATCGCCAAGAAACAAAATCAGCTTGCTGAGCTGAAGAAAAAATATGGACAATAAACTGATTAAATCGCCATACTATTCGCTTGAAAAGCTGAGCGAAGATTCGAGACTTGTAAAACGAGGTCTTCGTGATTTGAGCGTATGGCCAAAAATCGAATCTCTTTTTAACGAACTGAAACGCAAATATGAGATAAAAGATATTGACGGTTGCATTCAGCTTGCCAGGGAAATACTCGCTACTGATCCCTGTCATTTCTTTACCCGGTGCTATTACGGAAGGTGTCTGTACGAAAAAGACGACTATGAAAAATCGGCCGAGATGCTGGGGCAGTGTATTGAAGAAGAAAGGGGGTACTTTTTTCTCTGGAAATTCAGAGCAGATGCATATATGAAGATGAAAAGGTATGAGCAGGCCCTATCAGATCTCAAGGAATCACTGGTCATTGATCCAGGAAACGGTGCAACTCTCGATGACATTGCTCAGTGCCTGTACTTCATGGGCAAATTTAATGAGGCTTACGAATTTATCGACAAGGCAATAGAGATCGAGAGAGACAGCGAAATGCCTATGGTCCGGAAAGGCCAGTTTTTTGAGTATCAGGGTAGAATAAAAGAGGCGGTAGAACAATACAGTATGGCAGCGCACGAATTTCCAACCGCCGAATTTGCAAGGAAAAAAGTAATTGAGCTCTCAAAAACATTATGAACAAAGACAAGAGCCTACAAAAAATACCTGAATATTCGCTAGACAAGATCATCACAAAATCTGATCTTGCTACTCGTGGAATGAGGGAACTTGGACTTCTAAAGAATAAGAAGCACTACACAATTATTTATGTATGCCAATTTTGCGGAAAGCTCATTAATTACTCCTCAACGCCATGTATTTATTGTGGAAAATTTCCAAAAACCAAAAGAGAAGTTGTGATTGCACAGGCTCTTTCAAGCGAGAGTATGAGCATTGGGGATCAGCTTTACACATCATCTCTTGTTAAAAGAGGTGAGGACCTAGAAATTGCTATTGATAAGCTCCGAGAAATTATTGACCGAATTACCGAGCAGAAGGAGCCGGAACAGCCATATAAAATGCTATTTGCAATATCCGCTGACATGGCAGACCGAACCAATAGAGACGAAAGGACACAACGAATTATCGCCATGACAACTCCACAGTGTCTGGTTTGCGAAAAGAGAATCGCTTTTCTGCGTGACAAATGCGACAAATGTGGGACAGATTTTTCCGATGTGCAAAAGGTCGTTCTTGCGATAAGGCAGATTCTCGAGTTTATAGAAATCTTTCTTGATGATGATGGCGAGGACGAAGAAAGTCTCGAAGAACTTATATTCGTACTGGTTTATACAATCAATAGGGCAGTAGAAAATGATGAGTACCCTGACCAAGAACAATTTAAATATATTTACGAGTTACTTCACAAAACCCGTTATCTTATTACTCGGCGCCAGGGAGTTGGGGTCGAGATAAAGAATGGCGAAGCGGGGAGGATCGGTGGGTCAGATGGAGATGCTAAAACAAGAGAGGATTTTCTATCTGTACTTTTAGCTTTTAATACAGATCACTTATTGCAACAATTAAAACAA encodes the following:
- a CDS encoding tetratricopeptide repeat protein, with translation MDNKLIKSPYYSLEKLSEDSRLVKRGLRDLSVWPKIESLFNELKRKYEIKDIDGCIQLAREILATDPCHFFTRCYYGRCLYEKDDYEKSAEMLGQCIEEERGYFFLWKFRADAYMKMKRYEQALSDLKESLVIDPGNGATLDDIAQCLYFMGKFNEAYEFIDKAIEIERDSEMPMVRKGQFFEYQGRIKEAVEQYSMAAHEFPTAEFARKKVIELSKTL
- a CDS encoding DnaJ domain-containing protein, giving the protein MNQDQEKMNSESIEDLMSPKQQEIWRYISVTGEASPGDIVKATDIAMSTVRKSLERLVELKKIKRVGLGRATRYARIEQSTSLVASNTALDDTLEKKNLERAITEKEKQLAEILEHTEKIKVDLSVTKYEYDIKIGRLYLKLDEVELEILKLKKIGDLIDQGLSFEEAKKKVDESLQKRKEHIEEEYRKLEDEEKNIKGKKHVSEYEQEEIKRLYRKLAHKFHPDLNKGDDVMMKKVNQAYADNDLESLRAIDESRFAEDTVIRTIDKLKEKLAKLEAAVVKANQQYILLKKSEWYVLKENIESSLLQKRNLLHELADKVLTEIAKKQNQLAELKKKYGQ
- a CDS encoding PD-(D/E)XK nuclease family protein — its product is MSEYYKANRTKNLYNPASTEPFKLSRSKIEQFMNCPRCFYLDRRIGVGQPPGFPFALNSAVDTLLKKEFDIHRAAQTAHPLMKTYDLNMVPFQHEMIDEWRENFKGIQFHHKATNFIMTGAVDDLWVNEDKEIVVVDYKSTSKPSKVTLDADWQIGYKRQMEMYQWLLRQLGFRVSNTGYFVYANGKTDREAFDGKLDFDIDILPYTGNGSWVEDTLFKIKECLDGEMPESSASCDYCAYHEARKLVK